Within the Anaerotignum faecicola genome, the region CACCTCTACGATTTCGCCAAATGCCGCATCGGGGTAGCTTTTATTTTCCGCCTCTGCCCAGAACATCTTGAGCGGCTCCTCTCCCAAAACAGCGTATGCGCCATGTCCGGGATACATTCCGCGCATCAGATCAATAATCTGCTGTCCGCCTTTGCTCCAGTCAATATGTCCTGTCTCCTTATGAATCATGGGCGCATGGGTTGCCAGTGCATCATCCTGCGGTATCCGTGTAATTGTGCCCTTTTCCAGTCCGTCAATCGTTTCCAGAAGCAGTGCTGCGCCTGCCACCGCCATTTTATCATGCAGATCCTCAAAATTATCTGTCGGAAGAATCTCCACTTCCGTTTTCAAAAGCATATCCCCCGTATCCATGCCCTTTGCCATGAACATCGTGGTAATGCCTGTTACCTTCTTACCGTCAATAATGGCGCGCTGCATCGGTGCCGCCCCTCTGTATTCCGGCAGAAGCGAGCCATGCACATTGATACAGCCATATTTCGGCATATTCAGAATTTCCTCCGGCAAAATCTGCCCAAATGCAGTAACGGCAATCAAATCCGCGCCATAGCCGCGCAGCTGTTCGATAACCTCCGGTTCGCGTACCTTCACAGGCTGCAAAACAGGAATCCCTTGCTCCAGCGCCACTGCCTTTACGGGTGTGGGCTGTAGCTTTTTCCCTCTGCCCTTGGGCTTATCGGGCTGTGTCACCACTGCCACAACCTCATGCCTTGTCAGCAATGCCTGTAAGGAAGGTACCGCAAAATCGGGCGTTCCCATAAAAATCACTCTCATCGGTATTCCTCCTTACGCTTCCTCTCTCGGCAGTGCCTTATCAATATACAGAATCCCATCCAGATGGTCAATCTCGTGGCACAATGCGCGTGCCATCAGTTCTTCCCCCTCGATGATGAATTCATTGCCCTCTCTGTCCATCGCCTTTGCCTTCACATAATAGGGGCGTTCCACAGGGGCAGATTGTCCGGGCAGGCTCAGGCAGCCCTCCTCGTCAGTCTGAGAACCGCTCGTTTCCAGAATGACAGGGTTCAAAAGCTCCACCAGGCCCTCGCCGATATCAATGACAACGGCTCTTTTCAGAATCCCTACCTGTGGTGCGGCTAAACCAACGCCGTTTGCCTCATACATGGTATCCGCCATATCATCCAGCAGTGTCAGCAGGTTAGGGGTAATTTCCTTGATCGGTTTGCAGGTTTTTCTCAGCACCTCATCTGTGCTGATACGAATATTACGAATTGCCATTTTTTCTTCCTCCTAATTCTATAATATCTCCAAAA harbors:
- the fmt gene encoding methionyl-tRNA formyltransferase; amino-acid sequence: MRVIFMGTPDFAVPSLQALLTRHEVVAVVTQPDKPKGRGKKLQPTPVKAVALEQGIPVLQPVKVREPEVIEQLRGYGADLIAVTAFGQILPEEILNMPKYGCINVHGSLLPEYRGAAPMQRAIIDGKKVTGITTMFMAKGMDTGDMLLKTEVEILPTDNFEDLHDKMAVAGAALLLETIDGLEKGTITRIPQDDALATHAPMIHKETGHIDWSKGGQQIIDLMRGMYPGHGAYAVLGEEPLKMFWAEAENKSYPDAAFGEIVEVTKKDFAVKCGDGILRIKEVQARGGKKMTADAYLRGHEMQTGILLG
- the def gene encoding peptide deformylase codes for the protein MAIRNIRISTDEVLRKTCKPIKEITPNLLTLLDDMADTMYEANGVGLAAPQVGILKRAVVIDIGEGLVELLNPVILETSGSQTDEEGCLSLPGQSAPVERPYYVKAKAMDREGNEFIIEGEELMARALCHEIDHLDGILYIDKALPREEA